A part of Antechinus flavipes isolate AdamAnt ecotype Samford, QLD, Australia chromosome 6, AdamAnt_v2, whole genome shotgun sequence genomic DNA contains:
- the LOC127541484 gene encoding LOW QUALITY PROTEIN: uncharacterized protein LOC127541484 (The sequence of the model RefSeq protein was modified relative to this genomic sequence to represent the inferred CDS: inserted 1 base in 1 codon), whose protein sequence is MVGSEVVPFLVYVPFSTNDIYNWKAQNPPFSEKPQALINLLESVFHTHQPTWDDCQQLLTTLFTTEERDKIKREARKAVLGPGGGSVEDHRAQVEASFSSERPSWDPNSQQGRTALSAYHRYLLQGLKSAARKPINMTKISEVVQGAQESPGAFLERLYEAYRTYSTIDPEAPENYRSVNIAFVSQSAPDIRRKLQKQEGFEGMNISQLVEIALKVFNTRDTPATAAGKECAKTVVAAMREANNFPRSTSQCPRGRQPLGSNQCAYYPGEPRVCLRIGGQPVEFLVDTGATYSALTKPLGPLSPKSTSIQGATGKIVSYPWTTERTVHLGHGTVTHSFLVMPDCPYPLLGRDLLQKLQATISFSEDQASLTLNPPDPKRLLITLPLQFEHILVASPASPSPAPSPLLTQLQTDFPQVWAENNPPGLAAHHAPVVVQLLATASPISVKQYPISREALLGISVHINRLREAGILIACQSPWNTPLLPVRKPGSSDFRPVQDLREVNRRVETIHPTVPNPYTLLSLLPPTHTIYTVLDLKDAFFSIPLAPVSQPLXQGKFSGQLTWTRLPQGFKNSPTLFGEALHLDLQLFRKEHSYCSLVQYVDDLLIAAPDESLCLRATRALLQLLQSLGYRVSAKKAQLCLPEVSYLGYVLKSGHRSLSSERIQAILLSIPVPTTKKQVREFLGTAGYCRLWVPSFAEIAKPLYSATTGQGPLVWGSAEQSAFDHLRTALTKASALALPDVTKPFHLFVAEARGVAKGVLTQTLGPWRHPVAYLSKRLDSVAAGWPPCLRAIAATALLVKEADKLSLGQSLSISAPHSVEALLRSAPDKWLSNARIPHYQALLLDHPRLTCSKSSALNPVTLFPDPGSDPAPLHDCFQLLEESQSARPDLSDTPLKNPDLILFTDGSSFVVGNTRVSGAAVVDYPSLSTLWSSSLPPGSSAQKAEIIGLIQALCIAKGKSANIYTDSRYAFATAHVHASLYKERGLLTSAGREIRNKAEILSLLDSIWLPLSVAIIHCSAHQSGETMEAVGNRAADAAARRAATSSPTSSLPLAIAPLPPVPVYTPAEDSFAPCRKLSKTSHTSSVRPFLSHSLTRYIHSSLEMQY, encoded by the exons ATGGTGGGCTCAGAAGTGGTTCCTTTCTTAGTCTATGTCCCCTTCTCtacaaatgatatttataactgGAAAGCTCAAAATCCCCCCTTTTCTGAAAAACCACAAGCCTTGATTAACCTTCTTGAATCTGTTTTCCATACCCACCAGCCCACATGGGATGATTGTCAGCAGCTCCTTACTACTCTCTTTACTACAGAGGAAAgagataagattaaaagggaagcaaggaAAGCTGTCCTGGGACCGGGTGGAGGGTCTGTAGAGGACCATCGCGCTCAGGTAGAAGCTAGCTTTTCCTCCGAACGGCCCTCCTGGGATCCTAATTCCCAGCAAGGTCGTACTGCTCTTTCTGCTTATCATAGGTACCTTCTCCAAGGCCTTAAATCAGCGGCAAGGAAACCTATTAATATGACTAAGATTTCTGAGGTTGTTCAGGGTGCACAGGAATCCCCTGGAGCATTTCTGGAGCGCTTATATGAGGCTTACCGTACCTATAGCACTATTGACCCAGAAGCTCCCGAGAACTATAGATCTGTGAATATTGCATTTGTTAGTCAGTCTGCCCCAGATATACGTAGGAAATTACAGAAGCAAGAAGGGTTCGAGGGTATGAATATATCTCAACTAGTCGAGATAGCTCTGAAGGTCTTTAATACCCGAGACACACCAGCTACGGCAGCAGGTAAAGAATGCGCCAAGACAGTAGTGGCGGCCATGAGAGAAGCAAACAATTTCCCTAGGAGTACTTCCCAGTGTCCTCGTGGGCGGCAGCCGTTAGGCTCAAACCAGTGTGCCTATT acCCCGGAGAACCTAGGGTATGCTTACGGATTGGGGGTCAACCTGTTGAATTCTTGGTAGATACTGGAGCTACCTACTCTGCTTTAACAAAACCTTTGGGCCCATTATCTCCAAAATCTACCTCTATACAAGGTGCTACTGGTAAAATTGTTTCTTATCCTTGGACTACTGAACGCACAGTCCATCTAGGGCACGGCACAGTCACCCATTCGTTTCTGGTCATGCCAGACTGTCCTTATCCCCTTCTGGGTAGGGACTTGCTTCAAAAGCTTCAGgcaactatttccttttctgaggacCAGGCTTCTCTAACCTTAAATCCTCCAGATCCTAAGCGTCTTCTTATTACCCTACCTCTCCAATTTGAACATATCTTAGTGGCTTCCCCTGCGTCGCCCTCTcctgctccctccccccttctcacTCAGCTGCAAACCGATTTTCCTCAGGTGTGGGCAGAGAATAACCCTCCGGGTCTGGCTGCTCATCATGCACCGGTGGTTGTGCAGCTTCTAGCCACTGCCTCTCCTATTTCTGTCAAGCAGTACCCTATATCAAGAGAAGCCCTTCTAGGTATTTCTGTTCACATTAATCGATTAAGGGAAGCTGGTATCTTAATAGCCTGTCAGTCTCCATGGAACACGCCTCTGCTTccagtcagaaaacctggatcgTCGGACTTTCGTCCTGTTCAGGATCTTAGGGAAGTTAACAGAAGGGTTGAAACTATCCACCCAACTGTTCCAAATCCCTATACCCTACTCAGCTTGTTACCTCCTACTCATACTATATATACTGTTTTAGATCTAAAGGATGCCTTCTTTTCTATACCCCTTGCGCCAGTCAGTCAGCCTC CCCAAGGGAAATTTTCGGGGCAGCTTACTTGGACTAGGCTGCCACAGGGTTTTAAGAACTCTCCTACGTTGTTTGGAGAAGCTCTCCATCTGGACCTCCAACTGTTTCGTAAGGAGCATTCTTATTGCTCTCTGGTCCAGTATGTAGATGATCTTCTCATTGCAGCCCCTGATGAGTCCCTCTGCTTGCGGGCAACTCGTGCCCTTTTGCAGCTCCTTCAATCCCTAGGCTACAGAGTTTCTGCTAAAAAGGCTCAGCTTTGCCTCCCTGAAGTGTCTTATCTGGGCTATGTTCTCAAATCTGGCCACCGTTCCCTGTCTTCTGAACGTATTCAGGCTATCTTATTATCTATTCCGGTCCCCACTACTAAAAAGCAGGTCAGGGAATTCTTGGGAACAGCTGGATACTGTAGATTGTGGGTTCCCTCTTTTGCTGAGATAGCAAAACCCCTTTATTCTGCTACAACCGGACAGGGTCCCCTGGTGTGGGGCTCTGCTGAACAATCTGCCTTTGATCATCTCAGGACCGCCCTTACTAAAGCTTCCGCCCTAGCTCTTCCCGATGTCACAAAGCCCTTTCATCTTTTTGTGGCGGAAGCTAGAGGTGTTGCAAAAGGTGTTCTAACTCAAACGCTTGGCCCCTGGCGTCACCCTGTTGCTTATCTTTCTAAGCGCTTAGACTCAGTAGCTGCTGGGTGGCCCCCCTGCCTTAGGGCCATAGCTGCGACTGCTCTCCTGGTAAAGGAAGCCGACAAGCTCTCCTTGGGCcagtctctctctatctctgccccTCACTCTGTTGAGGCTCTGCTCAGATCTGCCCCTGACAAGTGGCTCTCTAACGCTCGCATTCCCCACTATCAGGCCCTGCTTCTCGATCATCCTCGCCTCACTTGTTCCAAATCGTCCGCCCTGAACCCTGTCACCTTGTTCCCAGATCCTGGTTCTGACCCGGCCCCTCTGCATGACTGCTTCCAGCTCCTTGAGGAGTCCCAGTCAGCAAGGCCTGACCTTTCTGACACCCCGCTGAAAAACCCTGACCTGATTCTTTTTACAGACGGGAGCAGTTTTGTTGTGGGAAACACCCGTGTTTCTGGGGCAGCAGTGGTGGACTATCCCTCTCTCTCTACCCTGtggtcttcttcccttccccccggATCTTCTGCCCAGAAAGCAGAGATTATAGGGTTGATTCAAGCTCTGTGCATTGCAAAGGgcaaatcagcaaatatttacacTGACAGCCGTTATGCCTTTGCAACAGCGCACGTCCATGCCTCTCTTTACAAAGAAAGGGGCCTGCTGACATCCGCTGGGAGGGAAATTAGGAATAAGGCCGAGATACTTTCCTTACTGGACTCTATCTGGTTACCCCTCTCTGTTGCTATTATTCACTGTTCGGCTCACCAATCTGGCGAGACCATGGAAGCGGTGGGAAATCGGGCTGCGGATGCAGCGGCTCGGCGAGCCGCCACctcctcccccacttcctccctgCCTTTGGCAATTGCTCCCCTTCCTCCCGTGCCTGTCTACACCCCTGCAGAAGATTCTTTCGC GCCTTGCAGAAAACTCAGCAAGACATCTCACACCTCATCCGTGAGGCCTTTCCTGTCCCACTCACTGACCCGGTACATCCATTCCAGCCTGGAGATGCAGTACTGA